One window of the Granulicella arctica genome contains the following:
- a CDS encoding DNA polymerase III subunit alpha, translated as MTERYIELHATSAFSFLEGASQPEELARRAVALNMPAMALLDRNGVYGAARFHTSAKRNGVRAHVGAEIAVACLGARLTPHAWLPHQHLPEPARLSLLCESRVGYQNLCQLVTRFKMREQEKCEGAAMLEDVQQYASGLVCLTGGDEGPLAAALVHGGVEAGRQTVEQLVRIFGRESVYVEVQRHQDREEEWRNLAAMDIARSMNLPVLATNGVRYATAYEREVLDLFTAVRHHTDLDHAGRLLTLNHHRYVRGSAEMTALFRDMPYAIENTVELSNRLRFELDDLGYEFPRYPVPEDECMDSFLRKRVIEGVASRYGPKNDRDLMERAKKQVEHELALIARLGFAGYFLIVWDIVKFCKRNDILIQGRGSAANSAVCYALEITAIDPVGMDLLFERFLSESRGEWPDIDLDLPSEDKREQAIQYVYRRYGELGAAMTANVITYRGKSAAREVGKALGFDQESLGRLSSLVSNWEWKGPTDTMAHSFQNAGFDLMHPRIVKYLELCMRIQDLPRHLGQHSGGMVICQGQLNQVVPLERASMPGRTVVQWDKEDCADLHIIKVDLLGLGMMAVLKDCMELIPEHYGDTPDLAQLPEDDDVYKVLRKADTVGMFQIESRAQMASLPRNAPTEFYDLVVQVAIIRPGPIVGKMMHPYMRRRQKKEEISYPHPSLESCLKRTLGVPLFQEQLLRIAMTVANFSGAEAEELRRAVGMRRSWERMKNLERKLRAGMSVNKIDAKTQETIIENISSFALYGFPESHAASFALLAYASAYFKVKYLAAFTCAILNNQPMGFYMPAVLVKDAQRHGLRIKPIDVQISGWACAIERETDGSLSLRMGLGYAKGLRKQSGEALVSSRMRDGPFASAEDLAQRVLVLNRKELTLLARIGALNKLEGIGHRRDALWQVERAGKLEGPLLRQSTQVLLDDAESLPLQQMTVEERLVADYSGTGLTVDHHPLYYRRADLRSEGILTAKELTGVRHGTYVRTAGCVIARQRPGTAKGIVFISMDDETGQSSIIVTPAMFEKEKLVVTRSKFLAVEGLLQNEDDVVHVMAMKIWALSDKALKVHSHDFH; from the coding sequence ATGACTGAGCGCTATATCGAACTACATGCCACGAGTGCCTTCAGTTTCCTTGAAGGAGCCTCACAACCCGAAGAACTAGCCAGGCGAGCGGTCGCCCTCAATATGCCCGCAATGGCTCTCCTTGATCGTAATGGTGTCTATGGTGCAGCCCGGTTCCACACAAGTGCGAAGCGGAACGGTGTACGGGCACACGTTGGAGCGGAGATTGCCGTCGCATGTCTCGGCGCACGCCTCACGCCTCATGCATGGCTTCCTCATCAGCACCTTCCTGAGCCTGCGCGCCTGTCGCTCTTATGCGAATCCCGTGTCGGCTATCAGAACCTCTGCCAGTTGGTGACCAGGTTCAAGATGCGTGAGCAGGAGAAGTGCGAAGGCGCAGCCATGCTTGAGGACGTGCAGCAATACGCCTCCGGTCTTGTCTGCCTCACAGGGGGCGATGAGGGGCCACTCGCGGCTGCTCTTGTCCATGGTGGCGTAGAGGCCGGCAGGCAGACTGTAGAACAGCTTGTCCGCATCTTCGGCAGGGAGAGTGTGTATGTCGAAGTGCAGCGCCATCAGGACCGAGAGGAGGAGTGGCGCAATCTTGCCGCAATGGACATAGCGCGGTCGATGAACTTGCCGGTCCTCGCAACGAACGGGGTACGGTACGCTACCGCCTATGAAAGGGAGGTACTGGATCTCTTCACGGCGGTTCGCCATCACACGGATCTCGACCATGCCGGACGGTTGCTGACTCTCAACCACCACCGCTATGTAAGAGGCTCAGCGGAGATGACAGCGCTCTTTCGTGACATGCCTTATGCAATCGAGAACACCGTTGAATTATCGAATCGGTTGCGGTTCGAGTTGGATGATCTTGGCTATGAGTTTCCTCGCTACCCTGTGCCGGAGGATGAGTGTATGGACAGCTTTCTTCGGAAGCGAGTCATCGAGGGTGTCGCCAGCAGATACGGTCCTAAGAACGACCGCGATCTTATGGAACGGGCAAAGAAGCAGGTCGAGCACGAACTCGCTCTCATTGCTCGCTTGGGGTTTGCCGGATACTTCCTCATTGTCTGGGACATCGTAAAATTCTGTAAACGCAACGATATCCTGATTCAAGGTCGAGGCAGCGCGGCAAACTCCGCAGTCTGCTATGCGCTTGAAATTACTGCGATTGATCCAGTCGGTATGGACCTGCTCTTCGAAAGATTTCTGAGTGAAAGCCGGGGCGAATGGCCAGACATCGATCTCGACCTCCCCTCCGAAGACAAACGCGAGCAGGCAATCCAGTATGTCTACCGACGTTATGGAGAACTGGGTGCAGCGATGACGGCCAACGTCATCACATACCGGGGCAAGTCTGCTGCTCGTGAAGTGGGCAAAGCACTGGGCTTCGATCAGGAGTCACTTGGCAGGCTATCCAGTCTCGTCAGCAACTGGGAGTGGAAGGGACCTACCGATACGATGGCGCACTCCTTCCAAAATGCGGGCTTTGACCTGATGCACCCGCGCATCGTGAAGTACCTGGAGCTTTGTATGCGAATTCAGGATCTTCCCCGCCATCTTGGACAGCACTCCGGCGGCATGGTTATCTGTCAAGGACAGCTCAATCAGGTGGTGCCGCTCGAACGCGCCTCCATGCCGGGCCGGACGGTGGTTCAGTGGGATAAGGAAGATTGTGCCGACCTGCACATTATCAAGGTAGATCTGCTCGGCCTTGGCATGATGGCTGTTCTCAAGGACTGTATGGAACTCATCCCTGAGCACTATGGCGACACGCCCGATCTCGCGCAACTGCCTGAGGATGACGATGTATACAAGGTCCTCCGAAAGGCCGACACAGTAGGCATGTTTCAGATCGAAAGCCGCGCTCAGATGGCCTCGCTGCCGCGCAATGCTCCTACGGAGTTCTATGACTTGGTGGTGCAGGTCGCCATCATCCGTCCGGGCCCTATCGTCGGCAAGATGATGCATCCCTATATGCGGCGGAGGCAGAAGAAAGAGGAGATTAGTTACCCTCATCCATCGCTCGAATCATGCCTCAAGCGAACGTTGGGCGTGCCGCTCTTTCAGGAGCAGTTACTTCGCATCGCGATGACCGTGGCGAACTTCTCCGGGGCAGAGGCGGAAGAGCTACGTCGTGCTGTTGGTATGCGCCGATCCTGGGAGCGGATGAAAAATCTGGAACGTAAACTCCGTGCCGGAATGTCGGTCAACAAGATCGACGCGAAGACACAGGAGACGATCATCGAGAACATTAGCTCGTTTGCGCTATATGGTTTCCCCGAGTCGCATGCGGCGAGCTTTGCGCTCCTGGCTTACGCTTCTGCCTACTTCAAAGTGAAGTATCTTGCTGCGTTTACGTGCGCCATCCTAAACAATCAACCCATGGGCTTCTATATGCCTGCCGTATTGGTGAAGGACGCACAGCGTCATGGCCTCCGCATTAAGCCCATAGACGTGCAGATCTCAGGATGGGCCTGTGCCATCGAGCGTGAAACGGATGGCTCGCTCTCTCTTCGTATGGGACTGGGCTATGCAAAGGGTCTGCGGAAGCAATCGGGCGAGGCTCTCGTCTCATCCCGCATGCGAGATGGTCCCTTTGCTTCGGCTGAAGATCTGGCCCAACGTGTACTCGTGCTGAATCGCAAAGAGCTGACCTTGCTCGCCCGGATCGGAGCCCTGAATAAGCTGGAGGGTATCGGGCACAGGCGCGATGCTTTGTGGCAGGTAGAGCGAGCGGGTAAGCTGGAAGGACCACTCCTGAGGCAGAGCACCCAAGTTCTTCTGGATGACGCAGAGAGCCTGCCGCTTCAGCAGATGACGGTTGAGGAGCGGCTTGTCGCAGACTACTCCGGGACAGGCCTGACCGTAGACCATCATCCGTTGTACTATCGCCGTGCCGATCTGAGGAGCGAAGGTATTCTGACCGCTAAGGAACTGACGGGCGTTCGGCATGGCACCTATGTGCGAACGGCGGGCTGCGTCATCGCCCGGCAGCGGCCCGGAACAGCCAAGGGAATCGTATTCATTTCGATGGATGACGAGACCGGCCAATCGAGCATTATCGTTACACCTGCCATGTTTGAGAAGGAAAAGCTTGTCGTGACACGAAGTAAGTTTCTGGCTGTCGAAGGACTACTCCAGAATGAAGATGACGTGGTTCATGTCATGGCCATGAAGATATGGGCGCTTTCGGACAAGGCTCTCAAAGTACATTCCCATGACTTTCATTAA
- a CDS encoding DNA polymerase Y family protein: MTTGAELYACLYVRELPAQGLLRLRPELRDKPFVVMEGEPPMQYVCSLNAKARGLGVAYGMTTVEIETFASIETIARSLKEEATTRAALLECAGMFSPRIEDWSTAKSFVCVVDIAGTEKLLGAPRMLGQNLLRHVRDLGITASLTVCTNVHASMCLARGSHRSAVTIIEPGQEVAALASLPLDVLDLSADHAETFVNWGIHTLGMLALLPEKELIARMGQDGKRLRKLARGERTQLFVPHEQAFLLEERMELDTPVEQLDSLLFVIGMMLQQLIIRAAARVLALASVTIALALEGGSSHTRSVRPALPTNDRQLWLKLLHLELEAHLPPAAILSLSLSADPGSTSKLQLGLFSPQLPEPMRLDVTLARIRAIVGEDNVGSPVLRDTHQADSFGIEPFRVTDKHSSSASLSFTSSAMRILRPAEIVFVTIYGQRPVTFTFRHKGYEVEHSYGPWAASGAWWNCDHWDLEQWDIVARSKDEVLLYGCMMREPGQSTWMMMALYD; this comes from the coding sequence ATGACCACGGGTGCAGAACTGTACGCGTGTCTCTATGTGCGGGAGTTGCCTGCGCAGGGACTTCTGCGTCTACGGCCCGAGCTGCGGGACAAGCCTTTCGTGGTCATGGAAGGCGAACCTCCGATGCAGTATGTGTGCTCTCTCAACGCCAAAGCTCGCGGGCTTGGCGTAGCTTATGGCATGACCACGGTTGAGATTGAAACATTTGCTTCGATCGAGACGATTGCTCGTTCACTAAAAGAAGAAGCGACAACCAGGGCTGCCCTCCTCGAATGTGCGGGCATGTTTTCCCCGCGTATCGAAGATTGGAGTACCGCCAAATCTTTTGTATGCGTGGTCGACATTGCAGGCACCGAGAAGCTACTCGGTGCGCCGCGGATGTTGGGGCAGAATCTCTTACGGCATGTTCGAGACCTGGGTATCACGGCTTCACTGACTGTGTGCACAAACGTCCACGCTTCGATGTGTCTCGCTCGCGGCTCCCACCGATCTGCGGTGACCATCATTGAGCCTGGACAGGAGGTTGCTGCGCTCGCAAGCCTACCCTTGGATGTGCTGGACCTCTCGGCGGATCATGCTGAAACCTTTGTGAACTGGGGTATTCATACTCTGGGGATGTTGGCTCTTCTCCCCGAAAAGGAGCTAATCGCACGCATGGGGCAGGACGGAAAACGCCTTCGTAAACTGGCACGGGGAGAGCGGACACAGCTCTTCGTTCCGCATGAGCAAGCGTTCCTGCTAGAGGAGCGAATGGAGCTTGACACGCCTGTTGAGCAGTTGGATTCCTTGCTCTTTGTCATCGGGATGATGCTTCAGCAGCTCATAATCCGTGCGGCGGCAAGGGTGTTGGCACTGGCCTCGGTCACGATCGCTCTTGCTCTTGAAGGTGGATCATCGCACACCCGTTCCGTGCGGCCAGCGCTTCCTACAAATGACCGGCAACTCTGGCTGAAACTGCTTCACCTTGAATTGGAGGCTCATCTTCCACCTGCTGCTATCCTTTCACTCAGCCTTTCAGCAGATCCGGGCAGCACCAGCAAGCTGCAGCTAGGATTGTTCTCCCCTCAGCTACCTGAACCAATGCGCCTGGATGTAACGCTCGCCCGCATCCGCGCCATCGTGGGTGAAGACAACGTAGGAAGTCCTGTTCTAAGAGACACGCACCAAGCAGACAGCTTTGGGATAGAACCATTCAGGGTGACAGATAAACACTCATCCTCGGCCAGCCTTAGCTTTACCTCCTCTGCTATGCGTATCCTCCGGCCCGCTGAGATTGTATTCGTAACGATCTATGGGCAGCGCCCGGTTACCTTCACCTTCCGTCACAAGGGATATGAAGTCGAGCATTCATATGGACCGTGGGCGGCAAGCGGCGCGTGGTGGAACTGCGATCACTGGGATCTGGAGCAGTGGGACATCGTAGCTCGCTCGAAGGATGAAGTGTTGCTCTATGGCTGCATGATGCGCGAGCCAGGACAGAGTACTTGGATGATGATGGCACTCTATGACTGA
- a CDS encoding P-loop NTPase family protein, giving the protein MRSAFAVRAEIESNLANRIPSALTPAPCIVRPVAPTCIGAIDELLNGGLPLGAITEIVGPECSGGVSLALSFVAGTTQAGKVCAWIDVSDSLHPESAVGAGIEPTRLLWVRCGVQAASHTHGQHARRFVLSDKYLIPKPIKQGLHGGGFGSHPRGEVKGLSEAVSGLLHRAETINPRCAEPIRRVRTEREAFEPPPFLAPNRPPVAPAKPWGRIEQALKVTDLILQGGGFSVIVLDMGSIAPEYVSRVPLATWFRYRAAAEQSQASILLLTQHPAAKSSAGLVLRMHSGDRLQSDRTVFTGIRHRVEVTRQRFAQAPGNIVPLRKLPHRANAASWQTRTSWTGRT; this is encoded by the coding sequence ATGCGTTCCGCCTTCGCTGTACGTGCCGAAATCGAGTCAAACCTAGCAAACCGGATCCCTTCTGCGCTCACACCAGCGCCTTGTATCGTTCGGCCCGTCGCACCGACTTGTATCGGTGCGATCGATGAGTTGCTCAACGGTGGTCTGCCACTCGGGGCGATCACGGAGATCGTCGGTCCAGAGTGCTCAGGTGGTGTCTCTCTCGCTCTATCCTTCGTTGCCGGGACCACGCAGGCCGGCAAGGTATGTGCGTGGATCGATGTCTCCGACAGTTTGCACCCTGAGTCCGCTGTCGGGGCGGGCATTGAACCGACTCGACTCCTGTGGGTGCGTTGTGGAGTCCAGGCTGCGAGCCACACGCATGGGCAGCACGCCAGGCGCTTCGTTCTCTCAGATAAGTACCTGATACCGAAGCCGATCAAGCAAGGCTTGCATGGTGGAGGGTTCGGTTCTCATCCACGCGGTGAGGTAAAGGGACTTTCGGAGGCTGTAAGCGGATTGCTGCATCGTGCAGAGACGATCAACCCACGATGTGCTGAGCCGATACGGCGGGTAAGAACCGAGCGAGAGGCGTTTGAACCTCCCCCATTCTTAGCACCGAATAGGCCGCCAGTCGCTCCTGCTAAGCCGTGGGGTCGGATCGAACAAGCTCTCAAAGTGACCGATCTCATTCTGCAAGGTGGGGGCTTCAGTGTCATCGTCCTTGATATGGGCAGCATTGCGCCCGAGTATGTCTCGCGTGTGCCCTTGGCAACGTGGTTCCGTTATAGAGCTGCTGCTGAGCAGAGCCAGGCAAGCATTCTGCTGCTTACCCAACACCCCGCCGCGAAGAGTAGTGCTGGTCTGGTCCTCCGTATGCACTCCGGCGACCGGCTCCAGAGTGACAGGACCGTCTTCACTGGTATTCGCCATCGCGTTGAGGTGACTCGTCAGCGATTCGCGCAAGCTCCTGGCAATATTGTTCCTCTTCGGAAACTTCCCCACCGAGCGAACGCCGCGAGCTGGCAGACGCGCACATCATGGACAGGCCGCACATGA
- a CDS encoding MFS transporter, translated as MSLAATAIPTPSSFWQLAAQPARRNALVAASLGWMLDSMDVMLYSMVIPAAQKDLHMSSGIAGGIMSLTLVAAAAGGIFFGFVADRLGRTRALSMSILIYCVCTGLCAFVHTVPQLAICRMLLGLGMGGEWAAGAALVAETWPDEHRGKALGIVQSSWAIGYALAALVVALVMPHFGWRAVFLVGMLPALVTVWIRRKVKEPDTWTPEPKENSSFGQLFRGSLGYNMLIITTMNAASLFAWWGLFSWVPAFLSMPVSKGGHGLNIVHTASWTILMQVGTFLGYTSFGYLADRFGRKLIYISYLLIAACVVPLYALAVGSMALLLLGPVIGFFGSGYFSGFSVIASEAFPTPLRGRAMGFAYNLGRVVSAAAPFTIGKFSETHGMGSALVLTSAGFLVAAATASGLRRPTIQWPQAP; from the coding sequence ATGTCCCTCGCAGCGACCGCTATCCCTACTCCAAGTAGCTTTTGGCAACTTGCTGCTCAGCCTGCCCGCCGTAATGCGCTTGTGGCGGCTTCGCTCGGATGGATGCTGGACAGCATGGACGTGATGCTTTACTCCATGGTGATTCCGGCTGCACAGAAGGATCTGCATATGTCGTCCGGCATTGCGGGCGGCATCATGTCGCTGACGCTGGTGGCTGCGGCTGCGGGGGGAATTTTCTTTGGGTTCGTCGCGGATCGGCTTGGGCGAACGCGGGCGCTTTCGATGAGCATCCTAATCTACTGTGTGTGTACGGGGTTGTGTGCGTTCGTCCATACCGTGCCGCAGCTTGCTATTTGCCGCATGTTGCTTGGGTTGGGGATGGGTGGTGAGTGGGCTGCTGGAGCGGCGCTTGTGGCGGAGACTTGGCCTGATGAGCATCGTGGCAAGGCTTTGGGTATCGTCCAAAGCTCGTGGGCTATTGGCTATGCGCTTGCGGCACTCGTGGTCGCGCTGGTGATGCCGCACTTTGGATGGCGTGCGGTGTTTCTTGTAGGTATGCTGCCTGCTCTTGTGACTGTGTGGATTCGCCGGAAGGTGAAAGAGCCGGATACATGGACGCCCGAGCCGAAAGAGAACAGCTCGTTTGGGCAGCTGTTTCGTGGATCACTGGGTTACAACATGCTGATCATCACGACGATGAATGCGGCGAGCTTGTTCGCGTGGTGGGGGCTGTTTTCCTGGGTGCCTGCGTTTCTTTCGATGCCGGTTTCAAAGGGTGGTCATGGGCTGAACATCGTGCATACGGCTAGTTGGACGATCCTGATGCAGGTAGGAACTTTTCTCGGCTACACGAGCTTCGGCTATCTTGCAGACCGCTTTGGACGCAAGCTGATCTATATTTCTTACCTGCTGATTGCGGCGTGTGTGGTTCCACTCTATGCGCTGGCTGTGGGGAGTATGGCGCTGCTGCTGCTGGGCCCGGTTATCGGATTTTTTGGATCGGGATACTTCAGCGGGTTCAGTGTGATTGCGAGCGAGGCTTTTCCGACTCCGCTACGAGGACGAGCTATGGGCTTTGCGTACAACCTCGGGCGCGTCGTGAGTGCTGCTGCGCCGTTCACAATTGGAAAATTTTCTGAGACGCACGGGATGGGCTCGGCGTTGGTTCTCACTTCGGCTGGATTTCTGGTGGCTGCGGCGACAGCATCCGGATTGCGTCGGCCGACTATTCAATGGCCTCAAGCCCCATAG